The DNA region TCCGAGCAGGTGGAGCTGGTCGACCGCCCGAAGCCGCTCCTCCTCCAGCTCGGCGGGGACAGTGCAGGGCGCTTCGACTGGTTGTGCGGTCATCTCAGCAGGCCCTGGAGCAGGGTGAGCGCTGAGCAGCGCTGAGCGCAGCCGCCATGGCCGCCGCCGATCTTGCTGAACTTGTTGTCCGCCAATCTGTTTCCTTGTCATGCTCGAACCAGGTCAAACCGTCCACATCGGTCTGTTCACACAGGTAGGTCACCAGCGATCGAATCCACTCGGCCTTGTCCCCTCCCGCTTCGGCACAACCCACCTCGCTGATCGTCACCGGCATGTCGCCGGTGATGGCGTGCACTTCGTCGAGGATCTGTGCGAACAACTCGGCAGGCTGCACCCAGCTGCTCCAGACCTGGCTGGTACCCCAGTTGTAACCATCGACGCCGACCACATCCACGTAGGCCGGGCCCGGGAACCACGCTTCCAACGGTGGGCCGCCCGGCAGTCCGGCGGTCGGCGACCACACCCACCTGACGTTGGTGGCGCCCTCTTGTTGAAAGATCCGGTGAATGCGCCGCCACACCCCGATGTAGTCCGCAGCGCTGGTTCCCCCCGCGGTGCTCCACGGATACCAGTAACCGTTGAACTCGTGGCCGAACCGCACATCGACCGTTGTTGCGACACCGGCCAGACCGCGGGCCCACCGTCGCAGGTGGTCGTCGTAGATTCCGGAGTGCAGCATCACCATCGTCGGCGCGGGCCGACGGTCCCAGCGCCACGGCTCCCACGTCAGGACTGGCTGCGCTCCCATTGCCGTGACAGCGTCGATGGCGCGCAGCGGGGGCATGGAGTGGAACTGC from Mycobacterium sp. SMC-4 includes:
- a CDS encoding glycoside hydrolase family 26 protein, with product MGTARERFLYGVTTGGGPFAARELRSAADLAGRPLDRVMWFEQFHSMPPLRAIDAVTAMGAQPVLTWEPWRWDRRPAPTMVMLHSGIYDDHLRRWARGLAGVATTVDVRFGHEFNGYWYPWSTAGGTSAADYIGVWRRIHRIFQQEGATNVRWVWSPTAGLPGGPPLEAWFPGPAYVDVVGVDGYNWGTSQVWSSWVQPAELFAQILDEVHAITGDMPVTISEVGCAEAGGDKAEWIRSLVTYLCEQTDVDGLTWFEHDKETDWRTTSSARSAAAMAAALSAAQRSPCSRAC